Proteins from a genomic interval of Undibacterium parvum:
- a CDS encoding carbon-nitrogen hydrolase family protein, producing MKVTVCELSSATHKFPSQWKRLLVHLQQSQSELLVLPELPFSPWLCGSPHYQAELWQAALNTHQAYLHQLMDLPYATVGTRPVSTGGRRHNRGFLTENGKHQDIHTKHYLPDEAGFWEASWYQPGAGEFKTFATAQAQCGMLICTDIWFLERARQYGRAGAQLIVNPRANYPGADDQAMWQIATQAAAFSSGAWVLTSNHLPPDADENTCAQGWIVSPDGEIVAQTTLEQPFVTYDLDLSAALEAQTRYPCYVKE from the coding sequence ATGAAAGTCACGGTCTGCGAGCTATCCAGCGCCACGCATAAGTTTCCCTCCCAATGGAAGCGCTTGTTGGTACACCTGCAGCAATCGCAAAGTGAGTTACTGGTCTTGCCCGAGCTGCCATTTTCGCCCTGGTTATGTGGCAGCCCACATTATCAAGCTGAGCTATGGCAAGCAGCGCTGAACACGCATCAAGCCTATCTGCACCAATTGATGGATTTGCCCTACGCCACCGTCGGCACGCGGCCAGTGAGTACCGGCGGGCGCCGCCATAATCGGGGGTTTCTTACCGAAAATGGCAAGCATCAAGATATACATACCAAGCATTATCTGCCTGACGAAGCAGGTTTTTGGGAGGCCAGTTGGTATCAGCCAGGGGCAGGGGAATTTAAGACATTCGCTACGGCGCAGGCCCAATGCGGCATGCTGATCTGCACCGATATCTGGTTTTTAGAACGAGCACGCCAGTACGGACGCGCCGGCGCACAGCTTATTGTTAATCCGCGCGCCAATTATCCGGGGGCGGACGATCAGGCGATGTGGCAGATTGCGACGCAGGCAGCCGCATTTAGTAGTGGTGCCTGGGTACTGACTTCCAATCATTTGCCGCCCGATGCCGATGAAAATACCTGCGCGCAGGGCTGGATAGTGAGCCCCGACGGTGAAATCGTCGCGCAAACCACACTGGAGCAGCCTTTCGTCACTTACGACTTAGACTTAAGCGCCGCGCTAGAGGCCCAGACGCGTTACCCCTGTTATGTTAAGGAATAG
- a CDS encoding ABC transporter substrate-binding protein produces MLKFSSVTPAFTCRSLISALVLVSSLSVQAENGVSAERILLGQSAAISSAASVLGVQMNFGAKLYFDAINAQGGVYGRKIELQIEDDMYVAAGALENTRQMIEQDKVFALFGYVGSATSEAAIPLFTKAKVPFFGSLSGAASLRTPFNRYIFNLRASYEQEAAYIVRQLAISKVANVAVFYQNDSDGLGILKNIKAELKQINLPLSCVAMVPPSVNFEDDFDIRQAVNIFMEKKPEVILLASTYGSSATLIKQLRLAGYKGQFYSLSLVGARALSEALGKEGSGVVISNAVPSPWSPKFAIVEEYRKAMKKVGKTEYDFTSLEGYMAAKSFVAILKETGRDLSREKFIDTAERMGPIDLGDFQLRFSGKHHEGSKFVELVLIGRDGKFVR; encoded by the coding sequence ATGCTGAAATTTTCATCTGTAACGCCAGCTTTTACATGCCGTAGTCTGATCTCCGCCTTAGTGCTTGTCAGTAGCCTTTCAGTACAGGCCGAGAATGGGGTCAGTGCTGAACGGATACTGCTAGGGCAATCAGCCGCCATCTCTAGTGCCGCCTCCGTTCTCGGGGTGCAGATGAATTTTGGTGCCAAACTGTATTTCGATGCGATCAATGCACAAGGTGGGGTGTATGGCAGAAAGATAGAACTGCAAATAGAGGATGATATGTATGTGGCGGCTGGCGCGCTAGAAAACACCAGGCAAATGATAGAACAAGATAAGGTGTTCGCCCTGTTCGGCTATGTCGGCAGCGCCACCAGCGAAGCGGCGATTCCGCTGTTTACCAAAGCCAAAGTACCGTTTTTTGGGTCGCTTTCAGGAGCGGCCAGTTTGCGCACTCCGTTTAATCGCTACATCTTCAATCTGCGCGCAAGCTATGAACAAGAGGCCGCGTATATCGTCAGGCAACTGGCGATTTCCAAGGTGGCCAACGTCGCGGTATTTTACCAAAACGATAGTGATGGCCTAGGCATACTCAAAAATATTAAAGCCGAGCTCAAACAAATTAATCTGCCTTTAAGCTGCGTCGCGATGGTGCCACCCAGCGTCAATTTTGAAGACGATTTTGATATCCGTCAGGCCGTGAATATTTTCATGGAAAAAAAACCTGAGGTGATTTTGCTCGCTAGTACCTATGGCTCCAGCGCGACTTTAATTAAGCAACTACGACTTGCCGGCTACAAAGGGCAATTCTATAGTTTGTCACTGGTCGGTGCCCGTGCACTTTCGGAAGCATTGGGCAAGGAAGGCAGTGGTGTCGTCATCTCGAACGCCGTGCCATCACCGTGGAGTCCGAAGTTTGCGATCGTTGAAGAATATCGTAAGGCCATGAAAAAAGTTGGCAAGACCGAGTACGACTTCACTAGCCTGGAAGGTTATATGGCAGCCAAGAGCTTTGTGGCGATTCTAAAGGAAACTGGGCGCGATCTAAGCAGAGAAAAATTTATCGACACGGCAGAGCGTATGGGCCCCATTGATCTCGGCGATTTTCAGCTACGTTTTTCAGGCAAGCATCATGAAGGCTCAAAATTTGTCGAGCTGGTATTGATAGGGCGTGACGGTAAATTTGTGCGTTGA